Below is a genomic region from Streptomyces ferrugineus.
TCCTGCCTCGACTGGTCGGAGCTCGACGGCGAGCCCCACGCGCGCGTGCTCGCCTGGTACCGGCGGCTGATCGCCCTGCGCCACGAGCAGCCCGACCTGACCGACCCGGACCTCGCCGACACCAAGGTGGCCTTCGACGAGCGGCAGCGCTGGCTCGCGTTCCGCCGGGGCGACGTACGGGTGGCCGTCAACCTCGCCAAGGAGCCGGCGGCGATCCCGCTGGGGCCGCGCAAGGCGGCCGTACTGGCGGCGTGGGAGCCCGTGGAGGCGCCGGGGGCGGACGGGGTGCTGCAGGTGCCCGGGGAGTCGGGTGTGGTGCTGCTGCAGGCGTGAGCGGGAGGGAGGGGACCTGCGGGGAGGTTCTAGAGCTCTTCCTCCCCGCCGTCCTCCCTCAGCTCCGTCACGCGCTCCAGCAGGATCGCCTCCCAGGCGTGCCGGAGCTGTCCCCTGAGCAGCGGGAGGGGAGCCTCGCCCTTGCCGTCTAGACGGTCCGCGAGGTGGACGACCGCGTCGCAGCGGGCCAGCCAGAGGCCGCGCAGGCAGGGCCGGGCGCCGTAGCCGGCGAGGGTGGCGGCGCGGACGGCGGCCGGGGAGCCGACGGTGAGGGCGAGGCCGGCGATGTCCTCCGCCGGGTCGCCGAGGACGGTGTCGGCCCAGCCGAGGATGCCCCGAACCCGGCCGTCGGCACTGACGACCAGGTGGTCGCCGGTGAGGCCGTGGTGGACGAGGACGGCGGTGCCGGGCTGGGCGGCGAGCTGGACGGCGGCCGGCTGGGTGAGCTGGCGCAGCCGGGCGGCGTCGAACTCGTCGGCGTCGGCCAGGCGCGCGGCGGCGCGTTCGGCGGCTCGGCGCAGGGCCTCCAGGGAGCGCGGCGCGGCGCGCGGCACGCCGAATGTCTCGGCCTGCCGCACCGGGACCTCGCGCAGCCCCGTGAGCACCCCGGCCAGATCGGCCTCGCCGACCGCGGAGACGTCGTGCTGGGCGCCTGATCCGCCGGGAACCTTGGTGTCGAGGGTGTAGGTCAGCCCGGGCGCCCACTCGCCGTGGGCGACGCTCGTCGGCAGCGCGACCGGGACGTGCGGGCGGACGAGGTCGCGCAGACGCAGTTCGCGGCGCTGGCGGGCGGCGGCCTCGCGGTCGGGGGCGAGGCGCAGCACATGGCGGGTGCCGACCCACCAGGTGGCGGGTTCGGCGCCCGGGGCGGCGGGGCGGACCTCGGGTCCGGCCGAGTCGTCCACGCCGTCCTTGAGCAGGGAACGGACCAGCCGGCGGACGGTGTCCGCGGTGGGTGTCGGTGCCTGGGTCATGGTCGCGCCGTTGTCGCTCGAGGGTCTACGGGGGCTCCTTGCGCCGGGTCCGGTCGCCGGTCAGTCGACTATGACCAGCTCGCGGGTCGTGTCGTTGAGGCGCCGGCCGCCGTCCTCGGTGACGGTGACGATGTCCTCGATGCGCACTCCGAAGCGGCCGGGCAGATAGACGCCGGGCTCCACGGAGAAACACATGCCGGGCACGAGGGGCTGCTCCTCGCCCTCGATCATGTACGGCGGCTCGTGCGTGGTGACCCCGATGCCGTGCCCGGTGCGGTGGATGAAGTACTCGCCGTATCCGGCGTCCGCGATGACCGCGCGGGCGGCCCGGTCGACCTCCTGGCAGGCGACGCCGGGCCGTACGGCGCTGAATCCCGCCTGCTGGGCCGCGCGGACCAGGTCGTGGACGCGGCGCTCCTCGTCGATGGGTTCGCCGACGTGGACCGTGCGGGAGGTGTCGGAGCCGTAGCCGTCCTTCAGGCCGCCGAAGTCGAGGACGACCATGTCGCCGCGTTCGATCAGCCGGTCGCCCACCTCGTGGTGCGGATTGGCGCCGTTGGGGCCGGAGGCGACGATGGTGAAGTCGACCTGGGAGTGACCGAAGCGGCGCAGCAGGTCGGCGAGGTCGGCGGCGACCTCGGACTCGCGCCGGCCGCCGAAGGGAACCTTCCGGATCTCCTCGAACGTCGCGTCCGCGGCCGCACCCGCGGCCGCCAACAGCTCCAGCTCGGCGGCGTCCTTGACGGCGCGCAGCATGGGCAGGGCGTCGCTGAGGGCGGCGTACGAGGTGCCGGGCAGCGCGCGCTGCAGGGCCAGCAGGTGCAGGGCCCAGGCGTTGTCACTGATGCCGAACCGGCCGAGCGGCTCAGCTTCGAGGAGGGCGGCGGTGGCGGCGTAGGGGTCCTTGCCGTCGGTCCAGTCGCGCAGGGTCAGGCCGGGGGCGCCGGAGGCCTTCGCGGCGTCCGGGGCCTCCAGGGCGGGGACGACGAGGACGGGGTCCCGACCGGGGACGAGGACCAGCAGGGTGAGCCGCTCCGTCTCGGCGGGGGGCGCGTAGCCGGTGAGCCACACCAGGTCGGGGCCGGGTGCCACCAGGAGCCCGGTCAGGCCCGCGTCGGCGGCCGCCCGCGCGGCACGCTCCATACGGGCCCGGTAGTCGTCGGCGGTGAAGGGCGCGGGTGCGGTGCCGGTCATCCGGGCCTCCCTGGGCGCGTGAAGGGACTACGGGCAGCATCCTGCCCGGCCGAAGGGGGCGGCGCGAGCCGATCGGCGGGTCTTTCGGACGACTGCTCCGGCACGGCTCAGCCCTCCAGTGCCATACGGACGCCGAGGAGGAGCAGCACGCCTCCGGAGACCTGTTCCAGGCGCCGGCGCACGCCCGCGCGGGACAGCACGGACTTCAGCCGGCCCACGAACCAGACGTACAGGCCGTAGTAGCCGACCTCGTAGACCGCCCAGAGCGCGGCGAGGCCGACCATGGTCGGCAGGTGCGGGGCGCCCTGCGGCACGAACTGCGGCAGGAAGGACATGGCGAAGACGGCCGCCTTGGGGTTGGCGAGGTTGAGCAGCAGCCCGCCCCGGTAGGAGGCCCAGCCGCTCTTGCGCGTGCCCTCCCAGGTGCCGTCCTCGGCGCCCTTGGCGCGGCGGGCCTGCCGCAGTGCCTGGACGCCGAAGCCGACGAGCACGACCGCGCCGACGACGCGGATCACGTCGTACGCCACCTCGGAGGCCGTCAGCAGCGCGGTCAGGCCGAACGCGGCGACGACTCCCCAGACGAAGACGCCGGTCTCGTTGCCCAGCACCGTCAGGAAGCCGGAGCGCCTGCTCTGCAGCGACTGCTTGATGATCAGCACGGTGCTCGGGCCGGGCGAGGCGGCGACGAGGGTGCAGGCGCCCAGAAAGGCGATGAGGGTGGTGGGCATGGGGCCATCGTGGCCTCGTCGGCCGAACGCCACCAGTGGTTTTCCGGGACGCTGCGCGAGGTGCCGCGCCCGGTGCTCAGGTGACGACGCCCGGGACCACCGTCAGCTGCTGGTAGCCGCCGCTGCGGTGGCGCACCGTCAGGGTGACCTCGCGGCCCGGGCGGGACCCGGCGACGGCGCGGGCGAGGTCGGCGGCGGAGTCGATACGGGTCCTGCCGAACGCGAGGAGCAGGTCGCCCCGGATCAGACCGGCCGTGTACCCCGGCCCGGGGACGTGGACGCCGACGACCAGGGCGCCCGGCCTGTCGGCGTCCACGGCCTCCACGCCGAGGGTCGCGACGACGGCCGGGGGCGGTGTGTGGGTTGGGGCCGGGGACGCCGCAGGTGCCGACGTCTGCGGGCTTCCCGGTGCGCCGTGCACCGTCTGTCGCTGAAGCTCGGCGAGCCGGCTCATGCCGATCACCGTGGCGCCCAGGCCGCCGAGTCCGACCCCGCACAGGATCAGGACCAGCCCGGCCAGCAGGGCGCACCACAGGGTCGTGAGCCGTCGGCCCCGGCGCCGGGGTGCGGCGTGCGGGCGCCGTGCGCCGGGGTCGGACGGGACGCCTTCGCCGGGCCCCTGACCAGGCATGGGCTTGGGTCGCAACGCAGTCTGTTCCATCGGATCGCCTCCGGCTGGTGACTACCCTGCGCACCGGCGCACAACGAGCCACGAACGAGTGAGACTGACCGGTGGACCACTACGGCGCCGATGACGCGTCGGCCGTTCACCGTGCTGTACGGGCCGGTGAACGGGCGGCGCGGGTTTCGGAAACGGCATCCGGAGGCGGGAAGTCCGTTGTCAGTGGTGGCTGTTACGTTCTGTGACATGACCGATCACGCGCTGCGGCTGCTCCGAGAGAACCCGCGTCTGGCCGAACTGACGGCGTTCCCCTTCGGCTTCGACATCGCCCGGGCCGCCCATGGCCATGTCGAGGAGGTCCGCCTGGCCTCGGGCGGACCGCTCGAGGTGGTGGCCGGGGACGACACGGGCGGCACGTACTTCGTGTGCGCGGACGGCTCGGTGCTGTACGCCGACTCGGAGGGCTCGGCCGGGATCATCGGCTCCAGCGTCGACGAGGCGCTGGAGATCAGGATCGGTCTGGCGGAAGTCGAGGACGACGAGGACGACGGCGAGGAGGAGCCCGGTCAGCGGCGTGAACTCGCTCGTGCGCGGGCCGAACTGCGCGCCGCGTTCGGCTTTCCGGAGCGCTCTGCCGCGGAGCTCGAAGCGATGCTCCGGGCCGCGCTCCTGCGCACCGAGCCCGACTTCGTCCTGCTGAACGATCTGGAGCACAACGCCTACCAATTGCTCGACAGCCACCCGCGCCCGCCTCTGTGGGAGCCGGTGCTCGCCAGCGGCCACGCCGACCTCGCCCTGCTGCGGGCCGGCGACCGCACGACGTGGGAGGAACTGGCCGAGGATGCCGTACGGCGCCGACTCGCCCTGCGGGCCGCGCAGTTCGACCGTGCCGAGGGCGATCTGGAGCTGTTGCGGCATCTGCTGCGCCACGAGACGAAGTCCTCGATGACGGACGAACTGCGCCTGGCCGCCGTGCTGGTGGGGTTGCGCGGCGACCCGGAGGACCTGCCCCTGCTGCACGAGGTGCGGGAGACGGACTTCGACACCGCGTGCGGCCTCAGTGAAATACCGGAACCCGGCGCGAGCGCGGAGGAGTTGCTGGAGTGGGCGCGAGGGCTCGACGACTCGCTGTTCGGCACGGACCCCTCGGACGAGCCGGTCAGCACCTGGACCGACCTGGCCCGCGACCAGGGCATGACCGAGCTGGCCCGGGTGACGCTGATCCGCGAACTCGACGAGATCGTCATGGACCGGAGCGGACTGCGCCGCCCCGACGCGCCGCACGCGCTGACCACGGCCCCCTTGGGTGCTCTCGCCCGTGACTTCGAGGAACTCGGCGACCTGCCGCAGGCGCTGCGCGCCCAGCGGCTGTACGCCGCGCTGCAGGAGATGGCGTGGGACCGGGCCTCGGCCATGTACACCCAGGCCGGTCTGGAGCGAGGGGCGGGCCTGCTGTCCGAGGCCGTGAGAAGCCTGGCCGCCGTACGGGACGCCCTGACCACCCCGGGAGACGACTCGCTGCGCCACTGGCAGAACGTGAACCTGGGCCGCTTCATCGCCGAGGAGCACTACCGCCTCACCCGTGCCTTGGCCGACGCGGACCTGGCCGACGAGGCCCGCACGCTCCTGACGGCCGCCGACGCGATACTCGGCGAACTCTCGGAGAACGCCGCGCGGGGCGTCCGGGAGCTCGCCGAGGAGACCGCGGCGCGGGTGCGGGAGGTCAGCTGAGGGCGGGCACGGCGGGCGCCCGGTCCGGCAGGAAGCCGTGGGCGCGGCGGGCCAGGTACCCGGCCTTGTAGCGGTCGACCTTCTGGTGCCAGTTCAGGATGGCCGCCATCCAGTTCTGCAGATCGAGCACATAGTTCCGCATGCCCTCCCTGCCCTCGTCCGTCAGTCCGAAGTCCTCGTACACGATGGGCAGTTCGTGCGCGGCGACATGTTCGAACTGCTGCATGCGCTGGGTCATCAGATCGTGGACCACGTCGAGCGCGGTGGGGTAGTCGACGCCGAAGAAGTTCTGCACGACGAGGATCGCGTTGTGGATCTCGCCCTCGTACTCGATCTCCTTCTGGTACGAGAAGACGTCGTTGAGGAGGCACGCGTAGTCGATGGCGGCGTTCTCCAGTGAGCGGACGGGCCCGCTGCGGTACACCTCCGGGGGTACGGCGGGGCCGTGGCCCATGCGGCACAGGCTGAGGGTGAGGTCGGAGCCGAAGGTGGCGCGGCGCATCTCCAGGTAGTCGACCGGGTCGGGGATGCGGTTCTGGAGCTGGTTGGACAGCTCCCACACCCAGCTCTCGGTCATGACGTCCACCGCGTCCTTCAGGGTGCGCCGCTCCTCCGCGGTCATCGCGGCCGTCGTGCGCGCCCACAGGTCGATCAGGCCGCGTTCCATGCCGTTGACGGGGATCAGTGCCGGCTCGCCGTCGAGGGGCATGCAGTCCGACAGGCGCTGGGTGGTGAGCCGGGCGGCAGCCAGGTCGCGGCGGTGGCCGAAGACGAGGGGGTAGTAGTCGTCGCCGTAGGTGCCCCAGGCGAGCCACTGGGCGCTGAGGTCCAGGGCCTCGGGAGTCGCGTCGGGGTCCAGGCCCGCCGAGCACAGCGCAAGGTCGTAGGCGGCGAGTTTGTCCTCGTCCCAGACGCCCTCCTGGAGCATGCCCATGCGGTGCGTCCACTCGGTCAGGTGCCCCCGGGTGGCGGCGAGGTGCGGGCACAGCTCGACCTCGAAGGGCATGTGGAAGTCGGGGAGCAGGGACGGGCCGACCTTCTGGTACGGCACGTGCGTGTAGGCGCGCAGGCGTTCGGCGCCGGCCGCGGCGAGCAGTGCGCCGACGTCGGCGGCGGAGGTGCCGGCTCCGGAGGGGCCTCGCCAGGGCGTGGTGGGCTCGGCGCGCTCGTTCATGTACCGGCTGGAGCGCATGTGCCACTCGTGGCCGCCGGACTGCCAGTCCTGCAGCCCCTGGGTGTACGCGGCGACCGCCTTGACCTCCGCCGGGGTGAGCCCCTGCTCCAGCGCCACGGCGGGGACTTCGGTGAGGGCGGTGTGCTCGAACTGGTGGAGCCGGGAGGTGAGGACGTCGTTGACGGTGTCGGCGGCCTCCTGGGTGGTGCAGCCGAAGAACTTCTCCAGCACCAGGACGCCGTTGCTGAGTTCGCCCTCGTCCTCGACCTCGCGCTGGTAGGAGAACAGGTCGTTGCGCAGGTGCACGGCGTCGGAGAACGTCTCCATCAGCACCCGGAGCGGCCTGGACTCGGCGACGGACGCGGGGACCTCGGCGGTCGCGTACTCCACGAGGCCCGACGACCAGGGGGCGCCGCCCACCTTGCGGCGCATCTCGATGTACTCGACGGGGTTGGCGACGCGGCCCTCGTTGATGTTGGACAGTTCCCACAGGGACTCGTTGAGGAGATGCTCGGTCGCCACGGCGAAGCGGCGGCGCCAGTCGGCGGACATCGTGGGCACGGTGCGCGTCCACAGGTCGGCGAGGCCCGCCTCGACCGGGTTCTGCGGCTGAGGCATCGGCGTCGACAGGTCCATCGGCATGAACAGCGGCAGCCGGTCGAGATAGGCCTTGCCGCCGGCGCGGTCCTGGGTGCGCTTGAAGGTCTCCAGGAAGTGGTCGTCGAAGAAGAAGACCCACACGTACCAGTCGGTGATCAGGGAGAGGGCGGGGCCGTCGCACTCGGGGTGGGTGTAGGCGCAGAGCAGGCCGTAGTCATGCGCGTCCAGGTCGGCCTGCTCCCAGATCCCGGATCCCTCCAGCATGCCCATCTCGCGCGCCCACTCGGTCGAATGGGCGCGGGCCTCGTCGACATGTGGGTTCAGCCGCGCGGGATACGGCATGTAGAAGTGCGGGAGTTCGAAGGGCTGCTGCGTCATGGCCGGGCCCTACCCCCGGCCCTCGACCGGCATCCGCGGTGCGGGACATGATCACACCATCGCGTGAATGAGGGGTGAATCCGGGAGTTCTCGCGGGGCCTTGTGGCGTTCACCTCTACGCGCGCAGACTCTTTTCGGCTCGGCGTTCCCCTCTCCCCCTCTCCCTCCCGCCCCGGAGTCGCGATGAACCACACCGGATCCCTCTCCCGTCGCACGGCGCTCGCCTCCCTCGCCGGGGCGGCGCTGGCCACGACCGCGGCGTTCCCGGCCTCGGCGACCGAGCGGCACGGCCGCCGGTCCGTCCGGTTCGCCACCTTCAACGCCTCCCTGAACCGGTCCACCCAGGGCGCGCTGATCACCGACCTGTCCACTCCGGACAACGTCCAGGCGCGCAATGTCGCCGAGACCATCCAGCGGGTCGACCCGGACGTCCTGCTGATCAACGAGTTCGACTACGACGAGCGGGGCAGAGCGGTCCGCCTGTTCCTGCGCAACTACCTGGCCGTCGGGCACAACGGAGCCGAGCCGGTGCGCTTCCCGTACCACTTCACCGGCCCGGTGAACACGGGCGTCGCCACCGGCGTGGACCTCGACGGCAGGAACGGGGCGGTCACGACGCCCGGTTCGGACGCGTACGGCCAGGACGCGTACGGCTACGGCTGGTTCCCGGGGCAGTACGGCATGGTCGTGCTGTCGAAGTACCCGATCGACACGCGCGCGGTGCGCACCTTCCAGCGCTTCCTGTGGAAGGACATGCCGGGCCACCTCATGCCGCCGGGCTACTACAGCGACGAAGCCCGCGCGATCCTGCGGCTGTCCTCGAAGAGCCATTGGGACGTGCCGGTGTGCATCGGGCACGACATCGTGCACTTCCTGGTCTCGCATCCGACGCCGCCCACCTTCGACGGCGCCGAGGACCGCAATGGGCGGCGCAACCATGACGAGATCCGGCTGTGGGCCGACTACGTCGGTGGGCGCCGACGTGGCTCGTACCTCTACGACGACAGGGGGCGGCGGGGTGGGCTGCGGGCCGGGGCGCGGTTTGTGATCGCGGGCGACAACAACGCGGATCCGTACGACGGTGACAGCTACGATCACGCGATTCTGCAGTTGCTCGACCATCCGGCGGTCAACGCTCCGGCCGTTCCGCCGGCGAGTGCGGGTGGGGTGGAGGCGGCGAGGATCCAGGGCGGGGCCAATGCCTCGCACCTCGGGGACCCGGCGTACGACACCTCCGACTTCGGCGATACCGCGCCCGGGAATCTGCGGGTCGACTACGTGCTGCCGTCCAAGGGACTGATGCCGGGCGCGAACGGTGTCTTCTGGCCGACGTCCGGGGATCCGCTGTATCGGCTGGTGGGGGGCGGGGCGACGGTGCCGACGTCCGACCATCGGTTGGTGTGGCAGGACGTGTGGGTGGGCTGAGGGGTGGGGTGACGGCATGGGGCGTGCGGTTTCTCGCCCCCGCCGCCCCTACCCGTCCCATCCCCAGGGGCGCCGCCCCTACGACCCCGGGCGCCTCTGGGGGCTGCGCCCCCAGACCCCCGCTCCGGCCCTTAAGGGGCCTTGTCCTCAAACGCCGGACGGGCTGACTGATGCGGGCCGGCGCTGGAAGGTGCGCCCCCCTGCGGGTGGGTGGGGGCTGGGGACGGCGTGACCTTGCCCCCGAACACCGGACGGGCTGAGCGGTACGGGTCGACGTTCCGGGCGGGCTGGTTGATGTCGGCCCGGTCCGTGCTATCTGTTGCGCACCGCCCGTCCCACCTCCGACCTCAGCGCGACGAACTCCGACAGGCCCCGGGTCGTGATCTGGTCCCGGGTGGCGGGGAGTTCTACCGGCAGGTCCAGGACGACCTTGGCACCTGGTCCTGCAGAGAGGACAACGATGCGGTCGCCCAGGTACACGCTCTCGTCGATGTCGTGGGTGACGAAGACGATCGTCGCGCCGTCCGTGCGGTGGACCTCGAGGAGGAGGTCCTCCAGGTCCTCGCGGGTCTGGGCGTCGAGGGAGCCGAAGGGCTCGTCCATGAGGAGCAGGGAGGGGCGGCAGACCAGGGCGCGGGCGATCGCAACACGTTGCTGCATCCCGCCGGAGAGCTGCCAGGGGTGGCGGCGGGCCGTGTCGGTGAGGCCGACGCGGGCCAGGATGCGGTCGGCCTCGGCCCGGCGCTCCGCTCGCGGCAGGCCCCTGCGGCGCAGCGGGAGGGCCACGTTCTCGCGGACCGTGAGCCAGGGGTAGAGGGAGCGGGCGTAGTCCTGGAAGACCACGGCCAGGTTGTCGGGGACGCCCCGTACGGGGGTGTCGTCCAGCGTGATCGTGCCGTCGTACACGGGCAGCAGTCCGGCGATGGTGCGCAGGAGCGTGGACTTGCCGCAGCCGGACGGGCCCACGACACACAGGAGTTGGCCGTCCGGCACGGTGAGGGTGACGTCGTGCAGGACCTGGTGGTCGCCGTAGTGCTGGCCGACCGCGGCTAGGCGGAGCATGGCTGTCCCTGGGCGGAGGTGATAGGGGGCGTACGGGGTGTGGGGGTCATACGGTCGTCGTCCTCTCCTTGCCGACCAGTCGCTTCTCGACCGCCAGCAGGGCCGTGTTGAGGAGGTGGCCGAGGGCGCCCAGCAGGACCAGTGCCGCCCAGACGGTGAGCAGGTCGGAGCGGGACTGGGCGTCGGTGAGCGTGAAGCCGATGCCGTTGGCGCTGCCCGGGAGCAGTTCCGAGAACACCATGAGGATGAGGGAGAGGGACAGGCTCAGGCGCAGGCCGGCGAAGATGCGGGGCAGCGCGGACGGGAGGATCAGGAAGCGGAGCCGTTCGGCGGGAGTGAGGCGCAGGACGGCGGCGACCTCGATCCGCAGGGGGGCGGTGTCGCGGGCGCCCTCGGCCGTGTTGATCAGCACCGGCCAGACGGCGCTGAAGACGATCGACGCGATCTGCATCGGCGTACCGAAGTCGAAGATCACGACGAAGACGGGGACCAGCGCGGGCGGCGGCACGGCGCGGGCGAACTGCAGTACCGGGTCGCACAGGGCGTACACCCGCCGCGAGCGGCCGATGGCGACACCGAGCGCGATCCCGGCGACGGCGGCGATCCCGAACCCCGCGGCCATGCGGCCGAGGCTGGGCAGGATGTCGGCGACGGCCGCCTCGGTGAGGAAGACGTGCCGGGCGGGGCCCGAGAACCAGAGATCGACGGCGTGCCGCGCGATCTCGGCAGGCGGCGGGAAGTACACGCTGCCATGGGCACCGGCGACCAACTGCCATACAGCCACGGCGAGAGCGAGCACGAGCCAGCGGAGCAGAGCGTGGCGTACGACGGCGCGGGTGGGAATGGGTATGGGTATGGAGGTGGGGATGGGGATGGGGATGAAGGCCAGGGTGCGGGGGCGGTGCGTGGCCTGGCCGCTCCGGTTCGCGACAGGCGTTCCTTGGGCGGGGGACTCGTCGGCCGCGTCAGGCCGGTTCATCAGCCCTCCTCACCGCGCCACGCCCCGCCGCCCCGGCGTCCACGGGAACAACCTCCGCTCCCCCCACACCAGCACCCCGTTGATGACCAGCCCGAGAGCCCCCGCCCACACCACCCCCGCCAGCACGTCCCGCGTGCCGTCGGTCGCCAGGCCCGCCTGGGCGATGAAGATGCCCAGGCCCTCGCCGAAGCCGGAGAGGATCTCCGTGGCGACGGCCAGGATGAGGGCGACCGCGGCCGAGATGCGGATGCCGGTCGCGATGAAGGGGGCCGTGCCCGGGAG
It encodes:
- a CDS encoding aminoglycoside phosphotransferase family protein, translated to MTQAPTPTADTVRRLVRSLLKDGVDDSAGPEVRPAAPGAEPATWWVGTRHVLRLAPDREAAARQRRELRLRDLVRPHVPVALPTSVAHGEWAPGLTYTLDTKVPGGSGAQHDVSAVGEADLAGVLTGLREVPVRQAETFGVPRAAPRSLEALRRAAERAAARLADADEFDAARLRQLTQPAAVQLAAQPGTAVLVHHGLTGDHLVVSADGRVRGILGWADTVLGDPAEDIAGLALTVGSPAAVRAATLAGYGARPCLRGLWLARCDAVVHLADRLDGKGEAPLPLLRGQLRHAWEAILLERVTELREDGGEEEL
- a CDS encoding aminopeptidase P family protein codes for the protein MTGTAPAPFTADDYRARMERAARAAADAGLTGLLVAPGPDLVWLTGYAPPAETERLTLLVLVPGRDPVLVVPALEAPDAAKASGAPGLTLRDWTDGKDPYAATAALLEAEPLGRFGISDNAWALHLLALQRALPGTSYAALSDALPMLRAVKDAAELELLAAAGAAADATFEEIRKVPFGGRRESEVAADLADLLRRFGHSQVDFTIVASGPNGANPHHEVGDRLIERGDMVVLDFGGLKDGYGSDTSRTVHVGEPIDEERRVHDLVRAAQQAGFSAVRPGVACQEVDRAARAVIADAGYGEYFIHRTGHGIGVTTHEPPYMIEGEEQPLVPGMCFSVEPGVYLPGRFGVRIEDIVTVTEDGGRRLNDTTRELVIVD
- a CDS encoding LysE family translocator, producing the protein MPTTLIAFLGACTLVAASPGPSTVLIIKQSLQSRRSGFLTVLGNETGVFVWGVVAAFGLTALLTASEVAYDVIRVVGAVVLVGFGVQALRQARRAKGAEDGTWEGTRKSGWASYRGGLLLNLANPKAAVFAMSFLPQFVPQGAPHLPTMVGLAALWAVYEVGYYGLYVWFVGRLKSVLSRAGVRRRLEQVSGGVLLLLGVRMALEG
- a CDS encoding PDZ domain-containing protein; translated protein: MEQTALRPKPMPGQGPGEGVPSDPGARRPHAAPRRRGRRLTTLWCALLAGLVLILCGVGLGGLGATVIGMSRLAELQRQTVHGAPGSPQTSAPAASPAPTHTPPPAVVATLGVEAVDADRPGALVVGVHVPGPGYTAGLIRGDLLLAFGRTRIDSAADLARAVAGSRPGREVTLTVRHRSGGYQQLTVVPGVVT
- the cyc2 gene encoding germacradienol/geosmin synthase Cyc2 encodes the protein MTQQPFELPHFYMPYPARLNPHVDEARAHSTEWAREMGMLEGSGIWEQADLDAHDYGLLCAYTHPECDGPALSLITDWYVWVFFFDDHFLETFKRTQDRAGGKAYLDRLPLFMPMDLSTPMPQPQNPVEAGLADLWTRTVPTMSADWRRRFAVATEHLLNESLWELSNINEGRVANPVEYIEMRRKVGGAPWSSGLVEYATAEVPASVAESRPLRVLMETFSDAVHLRNDLFSYQREVEDEGELSNGVLVLEKFFGCTTQEAADTVNDVLTSRLHQFEHTALTEVPAVALEQGLTPAEVKAVAAYTQGLQDWQSGGHEWHMRSSRYMNERAEPTTPWRGPSGAGTSAADVGALLAAAGAERLRAYTHVPYQKVGPSLLPDFHMPFEVELCPHLAATRGHLTEWTHRMGMLQEGVWDEDKLAAYDLALCSAGLDPDATPEALDLSAQWLAWGTYGDDYYPLVFGHRRDLAAARLTTQRLSDCMPLDGEPALIPVNGMERGLIDLWARTTAAMTAEERRTLKDAVDVMTESWVWELSNQLQNRIPDPVDYLEMRRATFGSDLTLSLCRMGHGPAVPPEVYRSGPVRSLENAAIDYACLLNDVFSYQKEIEYEGEIHNAILVVQNFFGVDYPTALDVVHDLMTQRMQQFEHVAAHELPIVYEDFGLTDEGREGMRNYVLDLQNWMAAILNWHQKVDRYKAGYLARRAHGFLPDRAPAVPALS
- a CDS encoding endonuclease/exonuclease/phosphatase family protein, encoding MNHTGSLSRRTALASLAGAALATTAAFPASATERHGRRSVRFATFNASLNRSTQGALITDLSTPDNVQARNVAETIQRVDPDVLLINEFDYDERGRAVRLFLRNYLAVGHNGAEPVRFPYHFTGPVNTGVATGVDLDGRNGAVTTPGSDAYGQDAYGYGWFPGQYGMVVLSKYPIDTRAVRTFQRFLWKDMPGHLMPPGYYSDEARAILRLSSKSHWDVPVCIGHDIVHFLVSHPTPPTFDGAEDRNGRRNHDEIRLWADYVGGRRRGSYLYDDRGRRGGLRAGARFVIAGDNNADPYDGDSYDHAILQLLDHPAVNAPAVPPASAGGVEAARIQGGANASHLGDPAYDTSDFGDTAPGNLRVDYVLPSKGLMPGANGVFWPTSGDPLYRLVGGGATVPTSDHRLVWQDVWVG
- a CDS encoding ABC transporter ATP-binding protein, which translates into the protein MLRLAAVGQHYGDHQVLHDVTLTVPDGQLLCVVGPSGCGKSTLLRTIAGLLPVYDGTITLDDTPVRGVPDNLAVVFQDYARSLYPWLTVRENVALPLRRRGLPRAERRAEADRILARVGLTDTARRHPWQLSGGMQQRVAIARALVCRPSLLLMDEPFGSLDAQTREDLEDLLLEVHRTDGATIVFVTHDIDESVYLGDRIVVLSAGPGAKVVLDLPVELPATRDQITTRGLSEFVALRSEVGRAVRNR
- a CDS encoding ABC transporter permease is translated as MNRPDAADESPAQGTPVANRSGQATHRPRTLAFIPIPIPTSIPIPIPTRAVVRHALLRWLVLALAVAVWQLVAGAHGSVYFPPPAEIARHAVDLWFSGPARHVFLTEAAVADILPSLGRMAAGFGIAAVAGIALGVAIGRSRRVYALCDPVLQFARAVPPPALVPVFVVIFDFGTPMQIASIVFSAVWPVLINTAEGARDTAPLRIEVAAVLRLTPAERLRFLILPSALPRIFAGLRLSLSLSLILMVFSELLPGSANGIGFTLTDAQSRSDLLTVWAALVLLGALGHLLNTALLAVEKRLVGKERTTTV